A stretch of DNA from Labrus mixtus chromosome 6, fLabMix1.1, whole genome shotgun sequence:
GCCATCATGTTATGGTGACAATCAGAATTGTCTTGAAAAAAGAGGTAAAAGTGGACTCTTGGTTTCCACCAGGCAACAGTTCATAAGAAAGAGCAAAACCAAACAACCATTGCTGTAAAATGACAACCATATGtgccaataaataaataaataaataacaaagcGTATGGGGTAGGCATGCCCTTTTTGTAAAGAGACTTGagttacctttttattttatggatTATAATAAACAGTGTTAAAGATTGATCAGTCCCCTTTTACTGTCAGGAGAGGAGACCCTCTGTGACAGTCACAATTTGTTGATTGCCTTTATATCTGCCTACATTTATTCTTGACACACTCTGGTTTGACCTTTTCTCCATCCGAATGAATCACTGCTCATGAGTCAATGGACATGAATTGGTGATGTGGACTAAAGTAGGACCAGCTTGTATTTGCCCTTCTCTGGAACAGCAACACAATGCACAACTTACATCATATAAATATTGAACAGTCTTATTGTCCCAGGTCTTTGTATTTATAAGGGAGTTCATCCAGAAACACAATTCTTGGCCAAATTAAACCTCTTCAGCCCAGAATTGTGTTTTCAGCAATTGTTCTGATCGAGGAAGCACGAACACAAAGAGCTTATGCAATAATTACTCAATACTTTTCACTGTTTGACCCCTTTAGAGTCCAGTTTGGCGgaaaaaggacagaaataaGCCTTTTGATGGGACAGGATGGAAGGAATTGCAGTGAATATCCACTAttaaaacatagaaaaacaTACATATTGAGAAGAAAGGACATCCTTCTTGGATAGcaaataaactattttttctCAAAAATGCAACTTCTGGTCTGGatatacagagacagagacaaacgtTTATTATTTCTGTTCGAGTTTCTCAGTTATGCAACTGCTGAATAATTGTGGGACAGGAGCTGTAATTTACAGAACTTGAAGTTTAGACTCATACCGACAAATacaattgttaaaaatgttaaactttaagTGACATTTTAACAGCGCCATCCTGACATCTGACTGcccaatattgttttttaagtttatgtgctttgcaaaaaggaaaaaaagtcgGATAAGTTCATGAAAATGGCTTAAAATCTATGTTACACTGAACTTACTGACATAATTGACTGATACCTGACGTGACGGATAGTTAAAAAGAATTCAGTGTGCTGAAGGTGGTGAGTGGTGGACTTCAATTAGACAACAGGTTTAGTTTGCCGTTTGGAGAAATTTGAGGAGTAATGACAAAATAATCCTATAAGGCAACCATGTTTCAGCCCAGGATTATCAtataaactaaaaataaaaataaaaaggatggatggatggaatgaaatgaaaaaggttTTGCCATCTCCAAATGTTTTCTTAAGACACTTGTATTTGATTATTAACTGTATCTTTCCAAGCTCTCAACCCTCTTTTCTAAAGTAACAGCTTTGAGTCAATTCAGTCTCTACCAAATGCAAACCACACATCAGAAAAACCCTATCTTGATTTGGTTAATGTTTTCCTTCAGAGGACTGTTGTCTGTCCATGCTTCTTGCAAGTGAAGTTGTGCAGAAACTCTCGCTGTCTCTAGTCCTTTTGCGAGGGTTCACATAAACTCTGCATTTGAGCACTTCAACAATATGATATAATGTCAGCATTGCTGTCGACTCGAGCTTGCAAATGTCAACCTTTATTGTCCCTGTTACTGATAAAGTTAGAGAAAACAGACTAATTTTAACACAGTTTCTAAATGATTTTGATTTTGCTTGTGGAAAAGCATTTGTTTTAAACTCTCTGACAGCCAATCTGGATTCTTGAGAAGCATAGTTAGACTAAAACGGTGGCTTTAAATGATCAGCCAACTGCTTAAACCTTGCAGAGAACGGCTAACAAATATGTAATAGAGCAAAGTTATTCAGTAAAAACAATTGGATGGAAAGTGCCAGCTACTTTAACTTTCAGACATTTGGAGTCATGACCAGCATGCTCGAGCCCAAATAACAATTTGTTCTGTGATTGAGACAACATCTCCAGATGGTTTAGAATCGGTCACCgtgaaaatatattaaaacatgtaccaTGGTTCTTCTTATTCTTCCTTGATTTGTCAATCTCAGCCCTGAAATACAATATGTATATGCTGTATTTTAGTGAAATATTCTTTAGCGCAATTGTTGATTTCTGTTGTTATCCAGATGTGAAACACCGTCATTTTCTGCTCTGTTGATTAAGAAAAATATTCGAGTCAGGCTTTGTTTATCAAATATCAAATGCTAGATGTCACAAAATGCCCAATCCTTGATTTCAATAATCTAAAATCTGAGGTCCTTTTATTCAATCCACTACACCTTACCTGTGTCTTTAAAAGAAGTCTTTGCAGCCTCTGAGCGTTGCTTTGACATAAGTGTCACCAAGTGTCTTCATTTGGCCCACTTTGGATTTATTATCTTTCTAATGGAAATATTGGAAGGATTGGAAATATCGTCCCCCTGACACCTAGAAGAGATTTTTATGATGAGAAAGATGTACACATTTTCTCATATATTGGCTCCAGTGATAACTACCTTATTCTTTAGAAGTATTGTGTATCCCTTAGTTTTGAAATTTGTGTCTTATTATTCATAAACATTATCCTAAAACTGATTTGCATCTACCCTCCTCTCCATCTGACAGGGAGGAGGAAACTAACTGAACTGAATGACATTTGGAGATTTAAACGAGAAATAGTCCAAAAGGTAACAAAGATAACATTatgctgtgtttttatatcGCCTGAGGACACATCTGCGGGTGTTAAACAAGTCTAATGGGTAATCTATTTCGAAACATTTGGATGTCCAAAGGTGATGTAGCAGTTAATGATCAGGCTGCTCTGATGATAAATGCAGTGCTGCTCACAATGTGGTGAAAAGAGAACTCTGCAGAGGACAGGTCCTTCAGTGCAGAAGTTCATAGTGCCTCTATCTTTTGCAGTTTTTCATGCAGGTGAGTCTTTTTTTTAGTGGCACAAACTGCATCATGTTTTGCTTCTCTCAGCTTTAGATCACTTGTTCTTTCAGGAGCCATACCGCTGGTGAAGATGAAGTTTGAGAACATCCTGGAGGAAGTCAACGGTTTTGGGCCTTTCCAgatcttcatcctcttcctgcTGTGGACTCCTCGAATCGTTCTGCCCTGTCACTTCTTGCTGAACATCTTCATAGCAGCGGTGCCTCCTCATCACTGTGATATAAGTAAACTCGCTGATGGAGGACTCTTGGAAAATTTAACTCAGGAGCAGAGACTGTCTGTCAGTGTTCCAGTGAAAGAAGACGGAGGCCTTAAATCCTGTGAGATGTTTGCAGAGCCTCAGTTTCAGCTCTTAGCCAACTCCTCTGACACTCTCCACAACACTGACATGCAAATGGTTCAGTGTCAGAGTGGATGGGTTTATGACAACTCCACCTTCACATCCACCCTGGCGACAGAGGTACAATTCCTGACaactaatttttttaaatgatcttttaATACCCCTTTTATGCTGGCTACTTCACACATTTACAGAGACACactgtttcttgagctgctcAAAAGATAAATAATTGGAATTGCCTCTTCcataacatatatttttttaacatatttcacACCCGCCAGGATTCGGGTTGTCctggttttgttgtgtttatgagttattctttttttttttttattataaacacAGGTATCTGAATTGATAATCTAATTGGCTTTTCTCTGTGATCTGCTTCTCCAGTGGGACCTTGTCTGTGATAGAAAAAGCCTGACAAAAACCACAGGCACAATCTTCTTTTTTGGTGTGATGATGGGAGCCATAGCTTTTGGATACCTGTGTGATAAGTATGTGAAAACAACTTTCCAATGTTGaatcaaaaagtgaaaatgaacaaGTTAACATTTGAATCTATGTCTAGAGAAATAATACTTTTAATGCTCCTGTAGATACATCTAAtgtataacaataataatttaatgaGAAAGGCATCTGATGGGTGCTGTGGAGGAAAATCGACTAATGATGGATAACCTATAGTAATAAATTCAGTCATTAAtttgaatttgacatttttgtgttttggtttcctaCTTTTTGCTTGTCGTACTTTGCGTTCACTTGCAAAGGACAACTACATCTCgaatttcctttttctttttatacactCCCTCATTATTATCTCCAGGTAtgggagaagaaacacacttTTGGCCTCTTACATCATGGCGATCGTGTTCGGTTTCTCCAGCGCATTTGCGAACTCCTACATTCTGTTTGCAGGGCTGAGATTTCTGACTGGGTTTGGACTGACAGGAATCAGCATCAACTCAGCGGTTCTCAGTAAGCTACCATGATACTACAGTACGTGccatgtgttgtgtttacagaCCCCTTCTTCTGCCaccaaatgaagaaaaaaaagtaaatccagTGTTTAGATTTGAGAAGCTTTATAAAATGTGTACAAGCCTGTCTAATTTGGGGTTTGTTAAAACTACCAATGAAATCTAATTTATTTGTGctctttaataatattttgtcatttttcggCATTCAGCCATCGAGTGGGTGGACACAGGTCATAGGTCATTTATTGGTGTGATGGGCAgtcttgcctggtctgtgggCAACATGCTGCTGGCTGGATTTGCCTTCCTGGTCACTGACTGGCGGTCACTCATCATGACTGTCACAGCCCCACTGGGATTCGCAGTCATCACCTGGTGGTACGTTGAAAAAAAGCCTCAATCAGTTGGTCATTTTATTAAGGTTACCTGTATAATTTAACAGAAGGTATTGCA
This window harbors:
- the LOC132975653 gene encoding solute carrier family 22 member 7-like isoform X1, coding for MQCCSQCGEKRTLQRTGPSVQKFIVPLSFAVFHAGAIPLVKMKFENILEEVNGFGPFQIFILFLLWTPRIVLPCHFLLNIFIAAVPPHHCDISKLADGGLLENLTQEQRLSVSVPVKEDGGLKSCEMFAEPQFQLLANSSDTLHNTDMQMVQCQSGWVYDNSTFTSTLATEWDLVCDRKSLTKTTGTIFFFGVMMGAIAFGYLCDKYGRRNTLLASYIMAIVFGFSSAFANSYILFAGLRFLTGFGLTGISINSAVLTIEWVDTGHRSFIGVMGSLAWSVGNMLLAGFAFLVTDWRSLIMTVTAPLGFAVITWWWVPESARWLLANGKVESAQFYLDKCASFNKRPKLSSKIKLDVLSSVEIQEKQEKNYTYLDLIKTPKMRLLSLKAGIVWFGVALTYYGISLNISGFGLNMYLTHFIYAAIEVPAKLMIYFLLNIIGRRKCQAGTLLLTGFCIAINIFLPTGLWHVRAVVAILGKGLSEASFTTVFLYTTELYPTVIRQNGLGYVSFISRLGVSIAPLILLLEDVWTLLPQIIIGCMAIISGLVSLLLPETMNARLPEIIDDIEKPRKKEICSQTSESASVVLESKSTTTETKE